Proteins from a genomic interval of Treponema brennaborense DSM 12168:
- the arfB gene encoding alternative ribosome rescue aminoacyl-tRNA hydrolase ArfB, translating to MNRAEIRQSILEQAAFSFSRSGGPGGQNINKLNTKVHASVPLAELRGLSEAERAQVAFRLKNKITQDGCLCVAVQDERVQERNRQIALDRLEQLVVQAAVIPKKRKKTKPSLASRERRLQGKKLRGALKRNRSCRLDG from the coding sequence GTGAACCGTGCTGAAATCCGGCAGTCGATTCTTGAGCAGGCGGCGTTTTCGTTTTCCCGCTCGGGCGGCCCCGGCGGGCAGAATATCAATAAACTGAATACGAAAGTGCACGCGTCGGTGCCGCTTGCGGAGCTGCGGGGGCTGTCCGAAGCTGAACGCGCTCAGGTTGCTTTTCGGCTCAAAAATAAAATTACGCAGGACGGCTGTCTGTGCGTCGCCGTGCAGGACGAGCGCGTGCAGGAACGGAACCGGCAGATCGCACTCGACCGGCTTGAGCAGCTGGTCGTGCAGGCCGCGGTTATTCCCAAAAAACGTAAAAAGACCAAGCCTTCGCTTGCTTCGCGGGAAAGGCGCCTGCAGGGCAAAAAACTGCGCGGTGCGTTAAAGCGGAACCGCTCGTGCCGGTTGGACGGGTAA
- a CDS encoding metallophosphoesterase family protein yields the protein MKQTLHTNSAAYLLLCIIAACTFQSCRYGISEALNRGYEVSKRSTTITDIPTPIYAEGADSYTCVILTDVHYGADKSRPDDRFLTWLDEKKTKPAFCLVLGDMAEHGEKSEFEQYKAFADKIEERKVPVYGVVGNHDLYKTGWRYWKTYVKPYNSYYRFYTQNFAWYFLDSGNGTLGEPQLQNMIREMQADPRPKLVFTHYPVYGGGIFYFALSDTKERALLIDTFARNNVKTVFTGHYHPGKPPFNFGSFSELVVKGFLDNAAWIELHVDETNAAVSWTEYGRN from the coding sequence ATGAAGCAAACTCTGCACACAAACTCCGCCGCGTACCTGCTGCTTTGCATTATAGCGGCGTGCACATTTCAGTCGTGCCGATACGGAATAAGCGAAGCGCTGAACCGCGGTTACGAAGTTTCCAAACGCAGCACAACCATAACCGATATCCCGACTCCGATCTACGCCGAGGGAGCGGATTCGTACACGTGCGTGATTCTCACCGACGTACATTACGGAGCGGACAAAAGCCGGCCGGACGACCGTTTTTTAACCTGGCTCGATGAAAAAAAAACAAAACCCGCGTTCTGCCTCGTTTTAGGCGATATGGCCGAACACGGCGAAAAATCCGAATTTGAACAATACAAAGCGTTCGCGGATAAAATAGAAGAGAGAAAAGTTCCCGTATACGGCGTCGTCGGTAATCACGATTTGTACAAAACCGGCTGGCGGTATTGGAAAACGTACGTAAAACCGTATAATTCGTATTACCGATTTTATACGCAGAACTTCGCCTGGTACTTTCTGGATTCGGGAAACGGCACGCTCGGTGAACCGCAGCTGCAGAATATGATACGAGAAATGCAGGCGGATCCCCGCCCCAAACTGGTGTTTACGCACTACCCCGTATACGGCGGCGGCATTTTTTATTTCGCACTGTCCGACACGAAAGAACGGGCACTGCTGATCGACACGTTTGCGCGGAACAACGTGAAAACCGTGTTCACCGGCCATTATCATCCGGGAAAACCGCCGTTCAATTTCGGCTCATTTTCGGAATTGGTCGTCAAAGGCTTTTTGGACAACGCGGCGTGGATAGAACTGCACGTAGACGAAACGAACGCTGCCGTTTCGTGGACGGAATACGGCCGCAACTGA
- a CDS encoding Lrp/AsnC family transcriptional regulator: MEEILNLLQNNARLSVEDIAAMTKKEPAEVAAAMHKLEADGVILKYAAIVNPEKVAETKEKVRAEIEIQVTPEREHGFDAIAERIYRFPQVKALYLMSGGYDLQVIIEGESLQEVAFFVARKLSTLNGVKSTKTHFVLKTYKENDVLYVDEKKDRREGVTA, translated from the coding sequence ATGGAAGAAATTTTAAATTTACTGCAGAACAACGCGCGGCTTTCAGTTGAAGACATCGCCGCAATGACCAAAAAAGAACCGGCCGAAGTCGCCGCCGCCATGCATAAACTGGAAGCCGACGGCGTTATCCTCAAATACGCCGCCATCGTCAATCCCGAAAAAGTAGCGGAAACCAAAGAAAAAGTCCGTGCCGAAATCGAAATTCAGGTAACGCCGGAACGGGAACACGGATTCGACGCGATTGCCGAACGTATCTACCGCTTTCCGCAGGTCAAAGCGCTGTATCTGATGTCCGGCGGATACGATCTGCAGGTAATCATCGAGGGCGAATCACTGCAGGAAGTCGCGTTCTTCGTAGCCCGCAAACTTTCCACGCTGAACGGCGTAAAGAGCACCAAAACGCATTTCGTTCTCAAAACGTATAAAGAAAACGACGTGCTGTACGTGGACGAGAAAAAAGACCGCCGCGAAGGGGTAACCGCATAA
- a CDS encoding phosphoribosylformylglycinamidine synthase subunit PurQ, protein MFRLYIERKPGFQNEAARIHSELTGFLGITSVTGVRYVNRYDIEHTSERLVHAAASRIFSEPQSDRCCFSRLALNPDETAIIWEYLPGQYDQRSDSAEQCLSLLQAGLERESADVSAEKPKVRCAKMVILSGNVSVQELEKIRAYLINPVDSRLASPSVPETLSLETTVPGDIPVVNGFISYSKDELAALHAKMGLAMDLADIEFLQNYFKTVRRDPTETEIRVLDTYWSDHCRHTTFNTVLDSIRIEDGPYADRFRASLQQYTDMRTELYAGRSDKPVTLMDMAVIGAKYLKKHGKLDDIELSPEINACSIYIDVHYTEPNADTAAACARLDSSASAEKTERWLLMFKNETHNHPTEIEPFGGAATCIGGAIRDPLSGRSWVYQALRVTGAADPTVPVSKTREGKLPQMKLTREAAAGFSSYGNQIGLTTGQVAEMYHPGFEAKRMELGAVIAAAPADTVMREEPECGDIVVLVGGGTGRDGIGGATGSSKVHTAKSVTEAAAEVQKGNAVEERKIQRLFRNPAVSRLIRRCNDFGAGGVAVAVGELAPGLTINLDAVPKKYDGLNGTELAISESQERMAIVVRKSDVQQLLDAAAAENLNAAVIAEVTDTNRLVMTWRGKTIVDIERSFLDTAGASRSAEAVIASPDPAASPLAKPLDSVIAAGIPAHVPAASGGVTASGGVSVAAAPRVTASGGAELDSADSRAVSAETLGLAWKACLSDLACCSQRGLSERFDGSIGSASVLFPMGGKYQSTPEAGMAAKIPVLPPRETSTVSLMSFGYDPRVAQWSPWHGAQTAVLSSLAKIAAMGGNPARCRLTFQEYFERTVDAAAWGKPLAALLGALDAQKSAGTAAIGGKDSMSGSFQELTVPPTLVSFAVGTDCAGRVRGGSFAAPGHSVYLVSVPYSKDFAPDFETFNKNTAALYSLGASSVCAAYPVGAGGIAEAVSKMAFGNRVGFVLSSVPSPVSETGSGCRSAAKSTSAADLFVPRYGDILIETTVPLSASDFAKAGFVPGTVALLGTTQVQPEITVAAAALPEAHLDLAECQRVWETPLAAVFPPVSAEASSRCPPYPEFARRVHPSLEAARAAVHGDHVAAGAECAAVHARRAAVCGNRAASDSRCGSAVKPRVLVPVFPGTNCEYDMARAFTLAGADSKILVFRNNTPQALADSLAELENELSAAQILALSGGFSAGDEPDGSGKFIANVLREPRVRDAVMALLEKRGGLVLGICNGFQALIKTGLLPYGKILEPSESMPTLTYNNVGRHISRICRTRTVSALSPWARHPSVLDGRVHYVPISHGEGRVVMDDALAEQLFASGQIFSQYADERGEPAVAEPDNPNGSAFAIEGMTSPDGRVLGKMGHSERTIGTGRFGCSRDLIKNVAGDPAVNDSGNSCENLFAAGVAYFS, encoded by the coding sequence ATGTTCCGTTTATATATAGAAAGAAAACCCGGTTTTCAAAATGAAGCCGCCCGCATTCATTCCGAATTGACCGGCTTCCTCGGCATTACAAGTGTAACTGGCGTCCGGTATGTCAACCGGTACGATATCGAGCATACGAGCGAACGGCTCGTTCACGCCGCAGCTTCCCGGATTTTTTCGGAACCGCAAAGCGACCGCTGCTGTTTTTCCCGGCTGGCGCTGAATCCCGACGAAACGGCCATCATTTGGGAATATCTGCCCGGTCAGTACGATCAGCGGTCTGATTCCGCCGAACAGTGCCTTTCCTTGCTGCAGGCGGGCCTTGAACGGGAGTCGGCGGATGTATCCGCGGAAAAACCGAAAGTCCGCTGTGCAAAAATGGTTATTCTTTCCGGAAACGTTTCCGTTCAGGAACTTGAAAAAATCCGCGCGTACTTGATCAATCCGGTTGATTCCCGGCTTGCTTCGCCCTCGGTTCCCGAAACGCTGTCGTTGGAAACGACCGTGCCCGGCGATATTCCGGTTGTAAACGGATTCATTTCATATTCAAAAGATGAATTGGCCGCGCTTCACGCAAAAATGGGTTTGGCGATGGATCTGGCCGACATCGAGTTCCTTCAGAATTATTTCAAAACCGTACGGCGGGATCCGACCGAAACCGAAATCCGCGTACTTGATACGTACTGGTCCGATCACTGCCGGCACACGACGTTCAATACGGTGCTCGATTCCATCAGGATCGAAGACGGGCCGTACGCCGACCGATTCCGCGCTTCCCTGCAGCAGTATACGGACATGCGTACCGAATTGTACGCCGGCCGCAGCGACAAGCCGGTAACGCTGATGGATATGGCGGTTATCGGGGCAAAATATCTTAAAAAACACGGCAAACTCGACGACATTGAACTTTCACCGGAAATCAATGCGTGTTCGATTTATATCGACGTTCATTACACCGAACCGAACGCGGATACGGCCGCCGCTTGTGCTCGCCTCGATTCGTCCGCTTCCGCCGAAAAAACGGAACGCTGGCTGCTTATGTTTAAAAACGAAACGCACAATCATCCGACCGAAATCGAACCGTTCGGCGGCGCGGCCACCTGCATCGGCGGTGCGATCCGCGATCCGCTTTCCGGCCGCTCCTGGGTATATCAGGCGCTGCGCGTTACCGGCGCGGCTGATCCGACCGTGCCGGTCTCGAAGACGCGCGAAGGCAAACTGCCGCAGATGAAACTGACGCGCGAAGCCGCCGCCGGATTCAGTTCTTACGGAAACCAGATCGGACTGACGACCGGCCAAGTCGCCGAAATGTATCATCCCGGCTTTGAAGCGAAACGCATGGAACTGGGCGCGGTTATAGCCGCCGCGCCGGCGGACACTGTTATGCGGGAAGAACCAGAATGCGGCGATATCGTCGTACTCGTCGGCGGCGGTACCGGACGCGACGGTATCGGCGGCGCGACCGGTTCTTCAAAAGTGCATACGGCGAAGTCCGTAACCGAAGCGGCTGCGGAAGTGCAGAAAGGCAACGCAGTTGAAGAACGCAAAATTCAGCGATTGTTCCGTAATCCCGCAGTCAGCCGTCTGATTCGCCGCTGCAACGACTTCGGCGCCGGCGGCGTCGCGGTCGCCGTCGGCGAACTGGCGCCCGGCCTTACGATAAACCTCGACGCCGTTCCCAAAAAATACGACGGACTGAACGGAACCGAATTGGCCATTTCCGAATCACAGGAGCGGATGGCGATCGTCGTCCGTAAATCGGACGTGCAGCAGCTGCTCGACGCCGCCGCTGCCGAAAATCTGAACGCCGCCGTTATTGCGGAAGTGACCGACACGAACCGCCTCGTCATGACCTGGCGCGGAAAAACCATCGTAGACATAGAGCGTTCGTTTCTCGACACTGCCGGCGCAAGCCGCAGTGCGGAGGCTGTTATCGCGTCGCCCGATCCGGCGGCTTCCCCGCTGGCAAAACCGCTCGATTCGGTTATCGCAGCCGGAATACCTGCGCACGTTCCCGCTGCGAGCGGCGGCGTAACTGCGAGCGGCGGCGTAAGTGTAGCAGCGGCGCCCCGCGTAACTGCGAGCGGCGGTGCGGAACTCGATTCGGCAGACAGCCGCGCCGTTTCGGCGGAAACGCTCGGACTCGCCTGGAAGGCCTGTCTTTCGGATCTGGCCTGTTGCTCGCAGCGGGGACTGAGCGAACGGTTCGACGGATCCATCGGTTCCGCGTCCGTGCTGTTCCCGATGGGCGGAAAATATCAGTCCACGCCGGAAGCCGGCATGGCGGCCAAAATTCCCGTGCTTCCGCCCCGTGAGACGTCCACGGTCAGCCTGATGTCGTTCGGTTACGATCCCCGCGTCGCACAGTGGAGTCCCTGGCACGGCGCGCAGACGGCGGTTCTTTCTTCGCTTGCAAAAATCGCGGCGATGGGCGGTAATCCCGCCCGGTGCCGTTTGACGTTTCAGGAATATTTCGAGCGTACCGTCGACGCCGCCGCGTGGGGAAAACCGCTTGCGGCGCTGCTGGGTGCGCTCGACGCCCAGAAATCGGCCGGTACCGCCGCTATCGGCGGAAAAGACAGTATGTCCGGCTCGTTTCAGGAACTGACGGTTCCGCCGACGCTGGTGTCGTTCGCCGTCGGTACGGACTGCGCGGGACGGGTGCGCGGCGGTTCTTTCGCTGCTCCCGGTCATTCCGTGTATCTGGTTTCGGTGCCGTATTCAAAAGATTTTGCACCCGATTTTGAAACTTTCAATAAAAACACCGCCGCATTGTACTCGCTCGGTGCGTCTTCCGTATGCGCCGCGTATCCTGTAGGCGCGGGCGGAATCGCCGAAGCCGTATCCAAAATGGCGTTCGGAAACCGCGTCGGATTCGTTCTGTCTTCCGTGCCTTCGCCCGTTTCCGAAACCGGGTCTGGCTGCCGTTCCGCTGCAAAAAGTACGAGCGCGGCGGATCTGTTCGTGCCGAGATACGGCGACATCCTGATAGAAACGACCGTTCCGCTCAGTGCGTCCGATTTTGCAAAAGCGGGTTTCGTGCCCGGTACCGTCGCGCTGCTCGGTACGACGCAGGTTCAGCCGGAAATCACGGTCGCCGCGGCGGCTCTGCCTGAAGCGCACCTCGATCTTGCCGAATGCCAGCGTGTGTGGGAAACGCCGCTTGCCGCCGTTTTTCCGCCGGTATCCGCGGAGGCTTCGTCCCGGTGCCCGCCTTATCCCGAATTCGCACGCCGCGTGCATCCGTCGCTTGAAGCGGCTCGCGCCGCCGTGCACGGTGATCATGTCGCGGCAGGTGCTGAGTGCGCCGCCGTGCACGCTCGGCGTGCGGCCGTATGCGGCAATCGCGCCGCTTCGGATTCCCGCTGCGGTTCGGCAGTAAAACCGCGCGTGCTGGTTCCGGTGTTTCCGGGCACGAACTGCGAATACGACATGGCGCGCGCGTTTACGCTTGCCGGTGCCGATTCAAAGATTCTGGTGTTCCGCAACAATACACCGCAGGCTCTTGCGGATTCGCTTGCCGAACTTGAGAACGAATTGTCTGCCGCGCAGATTCTCGCGCTTTCCGGCGGATTTTCCGCCGGCGACGAACCGGACGGTTCCGGCAAATTCATTGCGAACGTACTGCGTGAACCGCGCGTCCGCGACGCGGTCATGGCGCTGCTCGAAAAACGAGGCGGACTCGTCTTGGGTATCTGCAACGGTTTTCAGGCGCTGATAAAAACGGGACTTCTGCCGTACGGAAAAATACTCGAACCGTCGGAATCCATGCCGACGCTTACGTACAATAACGTCGGCCGCCATATTTCCCGTATCTGCCGCACGCGCACCGTTTCGGCGCTTTCACCCTGGGCGCGGCATCCGTCCGTGTTGGACGGCCGGGTGCATTACGTACCGATTTCACACGGAGAAGGCCGCGTCGTTATGGACGATGCGCTCGCCGAACAGTTGTTCGCTTCCGGCCAGATTTTCAGCCAGTATGCGGACGAGCGGGGCGAGCCCGCCGTCGCCGAACCCGATAATCCGAACGGTTCCGCGTTCGCCATCGAAGGCATGACCAGCCCCGACGGCCGTGTTCTGGGCAAAATGGGGCACAGCGAGCGGACGATCGGTACCGGACGGTTCGGCTGTTCGCGCGATTTAATCAAAAACGTTGCGGGCGACCCTGCGGTGAACGACAGCGGTAATTCCTGTGAAAATCTGTTCGCCGCCGGCGTAGCATATTTTTCGTAA
- a CDS encoding RluA family pseudouridine synthase, translating to MKQQTSYTVLYGDDSIVVLNKRSGLLVAADRYDPDAPRLDTAASDEFGKLYAVHRIDKDTSGIVIYARTAEAHRVLSLQFQNREVEKVYHALVNGRPAWQSLHVDLKLIPDGDARHRTVVNKREGKSAVTDFTLLGVCPPYSWIEARPETGRTHQIRAHLAANGLGIVCDPLYSGNQKPVRLSEIKRSWNGDPDDERPLLARLALHAYRLTVTHPETGERMTFTAPYQRDMDAVRKQLTKLYGTDPLTAGTAAD from the coding sequence ATGAAACAACAGACTTCCTACACCGTATTGTACGGCGACGACAGCATCGTCGTTTTAAATAAAAGATCGGGCCTGCTGGTAGCGGCCGATCGCTACGATCCGGACGCGCCGCGCCTCGACACGGCGGCTTCCGACGAATTCGGAAAATTATACGCAGTTCACCGCATCGATAAAGACACTTCGGGAATCGTCATATACGCCCGCACGGCGGAAGCGCACCGAGTGCTTTCGCTGCAATTCCAAAATCGGGAAGTTGAAAAAGTGTATCACGCGCTGGTAAACGGCCGGCCGGCGTGGCAGTCGCTGCACGTCGATTTGAAACTGATTCCCGACGGCGACGCGCGACATCGCACCGTCGTAAACAAACGCGAAGGAAAAAGCGCGGTAACGGATTTTACCCTGCTCGGCGTGTGTCCGCCGTACTCGTGGATAGAAGCGCGCCCCGAGACAGGACGGACGCATCAAATCCGCGCGCACCTCGCGGCGAACGGACTCGGCATCGTCTGTGATCCGCTGTACAGCGGCAATCAGAAACCGGTGCGGCTTTCCGAAATAAAGCGCTCCTGGAACGGCGACCCCGACGACGAGCGGCCGCTTTTGGCGCGGCTTGCCCTGCACGCCTACCGGCTGACCGTAACGCATCCGGAAACCGGCGAGCGGATGACGTTCACCGCGCCGTACCAGCGCGACATGGACGCCGTGCGCAAACAGTTGACAAAACTGTACGGTACGGATCCGCTCACCGCCGGCACCGCGGCCGACTAG
- a CDS encoding hemolysin family protein — protein sequence MSIVLTALLLVLLVCASAFFSSSETAFLSLSRITVRQLVKDNVPGSRRIAALKGDIDRVLTTILIGNNFVNNLASSAATALAVSLFGQRGVGAATLAMTVIIIIFGEILPKTIASYKNVVTAQRAALPLTVLQKMMFPLVWAFSMLTKGVGLFVDTLWKSDTPLVTEDELKTLIAVGNAEGTLEKTEKDMLYKIFEFTDLRTRDITRHRSLVKAVSADASYTEAAAVFCSTGYSRLPVYAGNEDEYVGLLHYKDLLFYYETQPAARRLDAAQAGFVRSCMKPVLFVPETKSAVSLLHVFKTERVNFAVVVDEHGTNSGIVTMDDILNAVMGRITDEYASRETPPEERIKILSGTDFLLPGDLRLSDLNGIFSLRCTSDDFDTLGGWLLEQFGYLPSIGEVFKSGKYVFVIEDQAQRRIQSVRLKIAP from the coding sequence ATGAGTATCGTGTTGACTGCGTTGCTTCTCGTACTGCTGGTTTGCGCGTCGGCGTTTTTCTCCTCATCGGAAACGGCGTTTTTGTCGTTGTCCCGGATCACCGTGCGTCAGCTGGTGAAAGACAACGTTCCCGGTTCACGCCGGATCGCCGCGCTGAAAGGCGATATAGATCGCGTGCTGACGACGATCCTGATCGGAAATAATTTCGTAAACAATTTGGCCTCGTCGGCTGCGACGGCGCTCGCCGTATCGCTGTTCGGGCAGCGCGGCGTAGGAGCCGCGACGCTCGCCATGACGGTGATCATTATTATTTTCGGCGAGATTCTGCCCAAAACGATCGCTTCGTATAAAAACGTCGTTACGGCGCAGCGCGCTGCACTGCCGCTGACGGTGCTGCAGAAAATGATGTTTCCGCTCGTGTGGGCGTTTTCGATGCTGACCAAAGGCGTCGGACTGTTCGTGGACACATTGTGGAAGTCTGATACGCCGCTCGTTACGGAAGATGAACTGAAAACGCTTATCGCCGTGGGCAACGCGGAGGGCACGCTCGAGAAAACCGAAAAGGACATGCTGTATAAAATTTTCGAGTTTACCGATTTGCGGACCCGCGATATTACGCGGCACCGGTCGCTCGTAAAGGCCGTGTCTGCGGACGCTTCCTACACGGAAGCCGCCGCCGTTTTTTGCAGTACCGGTTATTCGCGTCTGCCGGTGTACGCCGGCAACGAAGACGAATACGTGGGACTGCTTCATTACAAGGATTTGCTTTTTTATTACGAAACGCAGCCCGCCGCGCGCAGACTGGATGCGGCGCAAGCCGGTTTCGTCCGCTCGTGCATGAAACCGGTTCTGTTCGTTCCCGAAACGAAATCGGCCGTTTCACTGCTGCATGTGTTCAAAACCGAACGGGTCAATTTCGCCGTCGTCGTGGACGAACACGGCACGAACAGCGGAATCGTTACGATGGACGATATTCTGAACGCCGTTATGGGGCGCATCACCGACGAATACGCTTCGCGTGAAACGCCGCCGGAGGAGCGGATAAAAATACTTTCCGGTACCGATTTCCTTTTGCCCGGAGATTTGCGCCTGAGCGATCTGAACGGTATTTTCAGCCTTCGCTGCACGTCGGACGATTTCGATACGCTCGGCGGCTGGCTGCTTGAACAGTTCGGATATCTGCCGTCGATCGGCGAAGTGTTTAAGTCGGGCAAATATGTGTTCGTTATCGAAGATCAGGCGCAGCGGCGCATCCAGTCGGTCAGACTCAAGATTGCGCCGTAA
- a CDS encoding hemolysin family protein, which produces MPPSDSLPVPQEPPPALAGVTGILAAVAVLILLSMIFSASESAFLSINKLRIRFLRTKKDKRAINVGKLLDRKERLLNTVLVANNIVNIVISALLTSVALQLFGPAGVGIATVFATVVLLIFGEITPKTVGSRHPEPVAFLFAHIVSFFMKLLSPLVFVFTRISRGTARLFGVKLETQTVSFTEEEIKNFIDVGEEEGVLAEGEKKMLHRVFRFTDLAAKDIMIPRTKILAIPVSAEYDTILELSQRSRLSRFPVYGDDMDDIVGILYVKDMLFYNGNPDEFSVRDIMRPPLFIVGSKKMSSVQQMLRENNQSLAVVIDEYSGTDGILSTEDIAREIFGTLSDEYFTPLPPPATKINERESVVDGTVRLSAIAEKFGISLHSDFYDTIAGYVSEKLDKIPVPGDCITEGGYTFTVCDADDLHVRSIHIRKDGDE; this is translated from the coding sequence ATGCCCCCGTCAGACTCTCTTCCGGTACCGCAGGAGCCTCCGCCTGCGCTTGCAGGCGTAACCGGTATTCTGGCCGCTGTTGCGGTACTGATTCTGCTGTCCATGATCTTTTCGGCATCGGAAAGCGCGTTTTTATCCATTAATAAACTGCGTATCCGTTTTTTACGTACTAAAAAAGATAAACGCGCCATCAACGTCGGTAAATTGCTCGACCGCAAGGAACGGCTTTTAAATACGGTGTTGGTGGCGAATAATATCGTCAATATTGTGATTTCCGCGCTGCTGACTTCCGTTGCGCTGCAGCTGTTCGGACCTGCCGGCGTGGGAATCGCAACCGTTTTCGCCACCGTCGTTTTGCTGATCTTCGGTGAAATTACCCCAAAAACGGTCGGTTCCCGCCATCCCGAACCAGTCGCGTTTCTGTTCGCTCATATCGTTTCGTTTTTCATGAAACTGCTGTCGCCGCTCGTGTTCGTTTTTACCCGAATTTCACGGGGAACGGCACGGCTGTTCGGCGTAAAACTTGAAACGCAAACCGTTTCGTTTACGGAAGAGGAAATCAAAAATTTTATCGACGTGGGTGAGGAAGAAGGCGTTCTTGCCGAGGGCGAAAAAAAAATGCTGCATCGGGTGTTTAGATTTACCGATCTTGCGGCAAAAGATATCATGATTCCCCGTACGAAAATCCTTGCGATTCCCGTTTCGGCCGAATACGATACGATTCTCGAATTGTCCCAGCGTTCAAGGTTGTCGCGGTTTCCCGTTTACGGCGACGACATGGACGATATCGTCGGTATTTTATACGTTAAGGATATGCTGTTTTACAACGGAAATCCCGACGAGTTTTCCGTGCGCGACATCATGCGCCCGCCGCTGTTTATCGTCGGTTCCAAAAAAATGTCGTCGGTGCAGCAGATGCTGCGCGAAAACAATCAGAGTCTTGCCGTCGTTATCGACGAATATTCCGGTACCGACGGTATTCTGTCCACGGAAGATATTGCCCGCGAAATTTTCGGTACGCTGAGCGACGAATATTTTACGCCGCTGCCGCCGCCTGCCACTAAAATCAACGAACGGGAGTCGGTCGTCGACGGAACGGTGCGTCTCTCCGCCATAGCCGAAAAATTCGGGATTTCGTTGCACTCCGATTTTTACGACACGATTGCGGGCTATGTCAGCGAAAAGCTCGACAAAATACCGGTGCCGGGCGACTGTATTACGGAAGGCGGCTACACGTTTACGGTGTGCGACGCCGACGATCTGCACGTCCGTTCGATTCACATCCGCAAGGACGGTGACGAATGA
- a CDS encoding thioredoxin family protein produces MKIIRNQILRSALFAAAVCVVAVTAGCAEKHPDWLTDYEQAQDRAQKQHKNMFLFFSGEDWDGISTQLRSSVFDTPEFIKAAQADYVLVHLDFSESLYNSAETAEDATEAEKKAAAQAAETLQKNADAASAYSVQGMPTVLLVTPEGYVFGSIPYDETVSTAAQYIQLLNAYTETREKTATLLKQIKNKKSLDKVTAIDQLYELLEPSYRYLLIDLIKEVPESDPQNESGLVGKYQIQIAYSNAMDAFASGDVQGAVQGFVDAISGGYLSAEQMQEAYYTAAYLLAVTQSGDNAQVLAYLNNAYDAAPESEIADSIKMTIEAVSAQGEQE; encoded by the coding sequence ATGAAAATTATACGGAATCAAATTCTGAGATCTGCGCTGTTCGCGGCTGCAGTATGTGTCGTCGCGGTAACCGCAGGCTGTGCGGAGAAACATCCGGACTGGCTTACGGATTATGAACAAGCGCAGGATCGTGCGCAAAAGCAGCATAAAAACATGTTCCTGTTTTTCAGCGGAGAAGACTGGGACGGCATAAGCACGCAGCTGCGCTCGTCCGTTTTTGACACGCCCGAATTCATCAAAGCTGCGCAGGCCGATTACGTGCTCGTGCACCTCGATTTTTCCGAATCGCTATACAATAGTGCGGAAACTGCGGAAGACGCGACCGAAGCTGAAAAAAAAGCCGCCGCACAGGCTGCCGAAACGCTGCAGAAAAACGCCGATGCGGCTTCTGCGTATTCCGTTCAGGGAATGCCGACCGTGCTGCTCGTAACTCCGGAAGGTTACGTGTTCGGTTCCATACCGTATGATGAAACGGTTTCAACTGCCGCACAGTATATCCAGCTGCTGAACGCGTATACGGAGACCCGCGAAAAAACCGCTACCCTGCTGAAACAGATAAAGAATAAAAAATCACTCGATAAAGTTACGGCTATCGATCAGTTGTACGAGCTGCTCGAACCGTCGTATCGGTATTTGCTGATCGATTTGATCAAGGAAGTCCCCGAATCGGATCCGCAAAACGAAAGCGGTCTGGTCGGTAAATATCAGATTCAGATTGCGTATTCAAACGCAATGGATGCGTTCGCAAGCGGCGACGTGCAGGGTGCCGTTCAAGGTTTCGTTGACGCCATTTCCGGCGGCTATCTTTCTGCGGAACAAATGCAGGAGGCGTATTATACGGCCGCGTATCTGCTCGCCGTTACGCAAAGCGGCGACAACGCACAGGTACTTGCCTATTTGAACAACGCCTACGACGCCGCACCTGAAAGTGAAATTGCCGATTCTATCAAGATGACGATCGAAGCCGTGTCTGCTCAGGGGGAACAGGAGTAA